One Ciconia boyciana chromosome 16, ASM3463844v1, whole genome shotgun sequence genomic window, tcacctgggtccccccacccccttggGTCCCCCCAACACCCTGGTCCCTCCTCCAAACATCTGGGtgtcgtgtgtgtccccccgccccaaacACGTGGGTTCCCCTGGACacctgccccccctcccccatgtGGCCCCCCCGACCTCCTGGGTCCCCCTCAAGCTCTTGGGTTGCCCCTGGACACCTGAGTCCTCCCAGTACCTGGGTGCCCGGGTCCCCCCGGATGTCCGGGTCCCCCCTGACctcctgccccccgcccccccacaGTCGATGGTGCTGCTGGCACCCAAGCTGGGGGAGGGGCGCCGGGCGCAGGAGCTGCcgcggctgctgctgcgggtGCAGGCGGGTGACGCGCTGGGACCCCTGCGCTGCAACGCCACGCTCTGCCTGGGGCGCCTgggccccctcctgcccccccaggTGAgcaccccccggcaccccgcacccccacccccgcagtcccgtccccccccgcctcactctgccccctcccccccagacGCGGCAGCGGGTGCTGGCCCCCGCCCTGGCGCGGGCGACGCGGGACCCCTTCGCCCCGGCGCGGGCGGCCGCCGTCGCCGCCTTCGCCGCCACCCACGGGTGCTACTCGCCCCAGGAGTGCGCCGGGAAGGTGCTGCCCGCCCTGTGCGGCCTCGCCGTCGACCCCCACCCCGGCGTGCGGCAGCAGgtgggcggcgggggccggggggtgggtgctggcgcagggggtgctgggggatcCCGTTGCAAGGGGTgcggggggtcagggtgctcatgcaatgggtgctgggggggtctcATTGcagtgggggtgctggggaggtctgggtgccgggggtcccgctgcggggggtgctgggggtctggGTCCTCGTGCAGCGGGTGCTGGCAGTGGGCGGGTGTCCCCACCTGGGGTCACCGGGGCTGGAGGAGTCTCCTGTCTTTCGGGGGGGGTCCCTCACTGTCgggggccccccccgcccccctggCTCCCCCCAGGCTTTCCGGGCGATCCGCAGCTTCCTGGATCAGCTGGAGGCGGCCACCGAATCCGGGGGGGCCCCGGAGGGGGGTGAGAGAATGGGGGGCCGGGTGGGGGAGACCCTGGGGGGAAGCCAAGAATTGGGGGGGccggaggggaggaaggggtgggCAGGGGTGAGAAATAGGGGtcctgggggagggaggagaagggggggttagggatggggggacatgggggctgcggggcagtTGGGGGGACATATATGGGGGCTTCGGGGGGCAGTAAGGGGGTGACATTGGGGACTCacatgggggtgggggacagggggtgaTTCGGGGTGCCCCCTCCACCACCCCGTgacccctccctccctccctccctcagaCCCCCCCAGcgcagctgctgccccaggggGTCCGGGGTCAGGGGCGGGGGCGCTGGGGGCCGCCGTGTCCTGGGCCGTCACCGGCGTCACGTCCCTGACGGCACGGCTGATGGGGGCCGAGGCCGGGGCCCCCCCGCAGATCCCCTCGCCGACCCCCCTGCAGACCCCCGCCgagggcccccagcccccaaaggTGAGtgtcccccaaccccccagggTTCCCAAATGCCCTCTGGGGTCTCTACCCGCCCCTCGGggtcctccccacccccagccccccatggACCTCAACTCTCCTCCACGGGGGTCCCGAACCCCTCCCAcacttggggacccccagaACCCCTTGACCCCCGCCTTTTGTCCCCCCAGAGCCGCCCCCGAGGAGCCCCCTGGAGGACCCTGACGGGTGGGACGACGACTGGGGCAGCCTGGAGGTGAGgtgcggggggagggggcgtgACGGTGTGGGGAGGGGTACGGCATGgcatcccctgtcccccctgtgtGTGTCCCCCAGGACATGGAGCTGCCCCGGAGCCCCCTGCGAGCAGCGAGGAGGATGTGGGGGCTCGCCCAGAGCCCCCCGGACACCCCCTGCCGGAccccccccccactgcccctccCCCAGCCGGGGGCGacgaggagggggaggggggctggggggtggggggcgagTGGGGCACCGAGGACGCCTGGGAGGCGCTGCCCAGCCAGCAGGGTgagccccccccgggcccccagccccctgccacccctcgggaccccccggcacccccagccatcccgggacccccccaggggGCCCCATTTGCCTCACTGGGACCCCCTCCCTCGGGACCGCCCCCATGGGGGTACCCCAGCACCCCCGaacccctgccctccccgggctCCTCCATCCCCCTCGGGCCCCCCGAATCCCCCTttccctgggacccccatgaCCCCTGTGACCCCCTGTGACCCCtgtgccccccctccccccaggtccccccggGCTcgggccggcggcagcgggagcagcAGCGGCGCCGGGAGCTGGAGGCCAAAcgccggggtccccggggccCCCAAACTGGGGGCCCGGAAACTCGACTgaggggggcggggcggggggcggggcaATAAACCGCGGACGCGACAGCGCCCCCGTGTGGTGATGGCGGGGAACGGGGCGTGGTCACGTGGGGGCGGGGTGTCACGTGGGAGGGCACGTCGTGGCGCAtggccggcggggagggcgcgAGCGCCGaccggggggcggcggcggcggcgggaggaggttgggggggaggaggggacccaggagggcggggggggcaaggggggagACCCAaggggaggggacccaggagggcgggggggggggcaaggggggagACCCAaggggaggggacccaggagggcgggggggcaaggggggagACCCAaggggaggggacccaggagggcgggggggggcaaggggggagACCCAaggggaggggacccaggagggcgggggggggcaaggggggagACCCAaggggaggggacccaggaggGCGGGGGGCAAGGGGGGAGACCCAaggggaggggacccaggagggcggggggggcaaggggggagACCCAaggggaggggacccaggagggcgggggggcaagggggagacccaggagagcaggggggCAAGGGGGGGGAGACCAAGGGGAGGGGACCCCAGGAGAGCGGGGGGCGGCAAGGGGGGAGACCTCAAGGGGAGGAGACCCAGGAGAGCggggggggacaagggggacacACACGTCCCGGtgggtggggggacccaggcgaGCGGGGAAGACCCAAGGGGGGCGCGGAcccaggggggtggggggcacccggCCCGCGGAGGGGACCCGGCCCGCGGGGGGCACCCAGAGGTCTCCGGCCCCCAGGACCCGTCCGTGCGGCTGTCGAAGGCGCTGAGCTACGTCctgcgccgcggggccgcggccgtgGGGCTGCCCATGGGGCCGGGTGCGTGTCGTGTCCCCCACCCCCGACTGCCCCCGGGATCCCCCACTGCCCCATGGACCCACTCGTGACCCCCCCAAACGCCCCCTCGGACCCCGGAGAGGAGCTGCGGGACCCCCCAAATTCACCCCCaccctcagctgctccctgggTCCCTCAtgtgccccccggcccccgtgACCCGCCCTGGGACTCCCAGGATCCCCAACCACCCTCTAGGACCCCCAGAtgccccctgggaccccaaacccctccccagggcctcccccaaaatgccccggggccgccccagATGTCCCCTGGGATCCCCCAAATGTTCCCTTGGACCCCATTAACCCCCCGGAGCCCCCTGTGCCCCCGGCACCGCCagtcccccacccccaggccCGTGGCGGGGGCTCGGGGGCGCAGACGGCTTCGCCGAGGTGGGGGCCCTGCTGCGGCTGCGGCGCGCCGCGGGGGTCTCGGAGGAGGACGTGCGGCGGCTGGTGGCTGCGGACCCCAAGGGACGCTTCGCCCTGCGCCCCGACCCCCTGCGCATCCGCGCCAACCAGGGCACTCCCTGcaggtggggggctgggggctccagAGGGTGGgcttgggggtcccagggggatttggggtccctgggggggtcTAGAGAGGGATCTTAGGGTTCCAGGGGGGGTTGGGATGCTCCAGAGGTGGGgcttgggggtcccagggggatttgggggggtgtctgtgtgtctgtctgtcacTGGAGGATTTGGGTGTCCCCAGGGCGCTCTAGAGAGGGATCTTGGAGGTCCCAGGGGGACTTGGGGTGCTCcagaggggatttggggtgtccctggggtgcttcaggggatttggggtcctTGAGGGGGCTCTAGAAAGGGATCTTGGGGTCCCGGGGTATTTGGGGGCTCCAGAGGGAAGGcttgggggctctgggggtccctggagggCTCTAGAGAGGAATCTTGGGGTTCCCAGGGGGGTCTGGGGTCACTACGAGTCTGCAGAGGTGGGCGTGGGGATCCCTGGGCGATTTGGGGGCCTTTGGGGTGCCCCAGAGTGGGGCCCAGGGCGATAGTCGGGGTGCCGGGTATCTTGGGGGTCCCAGGTGCCGGAGCTGGAGCTGACGCCCCTGCGGACCCCCGAGGcgctgccccccaccctggcccacggcacccgccgccgcctctGGGCCCCTATTCGTGCCGGGGGGCTGGCACCCATGGGGCGCACCCACATCCACCTGGCACCCGGcctccccggggaccccggcGTGCGCAGCGGTGAGGTCACCGCCCTCTGGGCACCCCCATCCCAGGGGACCCCGGCGTCCGGGcacccctgaccccccccccccccaaatcccccccagGAATGAGGCCGGACTCGGAGATCGCCATCATCATCGACGGCCCCCGGGCGCTGGCGGGTGAGTGGGGACCCAGgcgtcgggggggggggacacgacgaCGACCCCAGGCGCCCGGGTgacccccccgcaccccctgcAGAGGGGATCCCCTTTTTCCGCTCAGCCAACGGGGTGATCCTGACGCCGGGGGACGCCGAGGGACGACTCCCCCCAGAATACTTCCTCCGTGTCCTGCAGCTGCGCCCACACCgtgaggaccccagagctggggggcagccccaggggttggggggggaccccaacccccaccccaaggcaCCCCAGCATCCAAGACCCCActacccccccaccccccacccaaaaaaaagAGACCCAGGCCGTTGCCATGGTAACAGCTGCTTTATTACCCCCCAGGGTGTCTGCTGCCGCTGGAGGGGCCCTCGCATGAGGATGGCGAAAGCCCTTTGCACGAGGGCCGGGGGGGTGTGAGCCCCTCGCACGAGGACAGCGAAAGCCCTTTGCACGAGGGCCGGGGGGGTGTGAGCCCCTCGCACGAGGACTCCGGTGCCCGACAGAAGCCAATAAACCCTTCCCGGCCCTGACCGCTGTTCACAAGGGTCGCACGAGCGCCTCGCGGGGGGGGCGGTGGTGCACAAGTGCTGGGAGCGGGGTGTCGCAGCGGGGGGGTTGAGGCTGGTGCCAACTTTCGGGGGCCCTCGCACGAGGGGGCTCAGAGGGGCTCCTGCCCCCCGTCAGCTTGTGGAAGAGGCGGAGGTCGaggggctgccccggctgccgccCCCAGGCACAGGTACCCCCAGGAACTCGTGCAGCGTCTGGCACGGGGCCAACAGCACCGACAGCGCCAGCGTCACCTCCCCCTCCAGCTCCAGCGTCACCTGGGGGGGAGGCGCTGCTGTCACCTCCtagggcccccccagccctcccggTCCGCTCCCAGCGCTCCCCAGCTCGCTCCCAGTGCCTCCCGCTCTCTCCCCGTCCACTCCCATTCCCGCCCAGCCTAactcccagtcccctcccgccgcctcccagtccccccagtacCTGCTGGGTGTCCCAGTTGACGTTCCACTGGCGCAGGGCGCTGTACCGCCAGGCGCGGGTGACACTGCCGGTGCTGGGATCCAGCCGGAGCAGCCGGGAGGGGCCGACGCCCAACACCTCGTCGCGGCGGCTGCCCTTGAACCTGCACCAGGCGCCTGGGtctctcccagtgcctcccagtaacccccccatcccctccccatgcTGCCCAGTCCCTCCCAACCcattcccagtgcctcccagtaaccccccccatcccctccccatgctgcccagtccctcccagtgcttcccaacccattcccagtgcctcccagtaacccccccatcccctccccatgctgcccagtccctcccagtgcttcccaacccattcccagtgcctcccagtaacatcccgtcccctccccatgctgcccagtccctcccagtccctcccctACCGCACGAGGAAGTAGGCCAGGCCGAAGCCGGGCAGCGCCCTCCAGGCCTCCAGGAAGCGGAGCCGGGCCTGGGCCGGCGACAGCGCCCCCACGCGGTGGAGGACCTCCAGGATGCGAGGCACGAGCTGGAGGCGAGTGTGGGGCAGAGTGTGGGGCAGGAGTTGGAGGGCAGAggttggggggcagggaggggctggaggaTCCCCAGGATCtatgggagcagctggggggaagaagatgggctgggcagggggctATGGAGCAGGGGATGCCATGGGGCCAGAGGGgtggctatggggcaggggatCCCTATGGGGCTCAGGGGGTGGCGATGGGTCGGGGGCTCTGTTACCTGCTTGGCCTTGACCTTGCGCTGGAAGCGGGGGGCCAGGAGCACCCGGGGATccggcggggggcgcgggggccccGGGGGTGGTGGGGGCAGCGAGGGCCccccggctgcagccccaggacccccggcacccccgcgcccccgccccgaaGGAGGCGTCCGCCAGCGAGCGCCCGCGGGAGGCCAGGCGGCAGCCGGCCACCCAGCGCGCGTACTGGGTGgcctgggggcacggggggtcagaccctggggacccccaaaagcCCCCTGGGACCTCCCAAAGCCCCTGGgacacccccaaatcccccctaGAACCTCCCGacctccctgggacccccaactgcccctccctcccccaggaCTCCCAACGGCGCCCTGGgacctcccccagcccccaccccacactCTGGGACCCCCCGAAGTCCCAGGACACCCCCCATTATCCAGTGGGCATACTGGGGGGCGAGGGGTGTcagacccctgggacccccgccccccagcaccctgctaCCCCGTGGGGCACCCCCATAGCCCTTGGAGTCCCCCACAGCCCTCGgccccacagcagctccccCGCCCACGGGCAGTCCCCTGGCCCCACAgcggctccccagccccacggccgccccacggccgccccactCACGTCACGGCAGCGCAGCTGGATCTCGCTCATCCCCTCGGGCGCCGCCACCAGCAGTTTGATGCAAAACTTCTGCGCCCCCACATCCACGTCGGGGGTCACCTCACAGCCTGGGGGGACCCAAGCGTCCAGGGGGGACCCAGCAGTTCGGGGGGACCCGTGGAGATGGGCGGATGGGACCGGGGGGTCTCAGGTGTCCCaggagggggttgggggggtgtGTCTCTGGGGgacttgggggtcccaggggcatCTTAGGTGTCccaggagggatttggggggggaggggggtgtctCAGGGGATTTGGGAGTCCTGGGGGGCCTCAGGAGGCCCCAGAGGGTTTGGGGTGTCCCGGGGGGGGTCGGGGGTCTCACCCCTGAGGttgagctgctgcaggggctCCCCCGGGGTCGGGGGGCTGCGGCCGTACGAGAGCGACGTCTCCTTCAGCACAGCCCAGGTGGGGCGGAACCCCCGCAGCGTCAGCTTGCGGGgcctggggggacccaggcgtccggggggGGCCCAGGCGTCCGGGCCCGACCCCCCCCTGCCACGGCCCCGCGGGGACCAGGCGTCCCGGCCCCCCGTCACCCATGGACCCCGGCGTCTGGGGGGCCCCAGGCTTCGGGGGGTACCTGTAGATCTccagctcctccgccagctcgGGGACGGTGGTGAGCTCCTCCTGGGGACATCCGGCCCCAGTGActcccagtatctcccagtgcccccccagtgcctcctggTCCCCCCAGTGTGGCCAGAAGggctctcccagtccctcccagtgtGGCCAGAAgagccccccagtgcccccccctgtgcctcccagtgctctccagcctccccagtCCCTCCAGTGTGGCCAGAAgagcccccagtgccccccagtgcctcccagtgctctccagcctccccagtCCCTCCAGTGTGGCCAGAAgagcccccagtgccccccccagtgccttcccagtgctctccagcctccccagtCCCTCCAGTGTGGCCAGAAgagccccagtgccccccctCCCAGtgtgcctcccagtgctctccagcctcccccagtccctccagTGTGGCCAGAAgagccccccagtgcccccccagtgcctcccagtgctctccagcctccccagtCCCTCCAGGTTGCCTGTAAgagcccccagtgcccccagtgcctcccagtgctctccagcctccccagtCCCGCCTGACTCCCGCTGCCCCCCACTTCATCGATGTGGTactgggggggttgggggtcagGAGGGgcccctgcagctgggggggagctgtggggtcccggggggggcaaggggggatCAGGGGGCCCCAGGGGCatttggggtcccagggagaGTATTTGGG contains:
- the TRPT1 gene encoding LOW QUALITY PROTEIN: tRNA 2'-phosphotransferase 1 (The sequence of the model RefSeq protein was modified relative to this genomic sequence to represent the inferred CDS: inserted 1 base in 1 codon); the protein is MAGNGAWSRGGGVSRGRARRGAWPAGRARAPTGGRRRRREEDPSVRLSKALSYVLRRGAAAVGLPMGPDGFAEVGALLRLRRAAGVSEEDVRRLVAADPKGRFALRPDPLRIRANXGHSLQVPELELTPLRTPEALPPTLAHGTRRRLWAPIRAGGLAPMGRTHIHLAPGLPGDPGVRSGMRPDSEIAIIIDGPRALAEGIPFFRSANGVILTPGDAEGRLPPEYFLRVLQLRPHRCLLPLEGPSHEDGESPLHEGRGGVSPSHEDSESPLHEGRGGVSPSHEDSGARQKPINPSRP
- the LOC140660584 gene encoding LOW QUALITY PROTEIN: fermitin family homolog 3-like (The sequence of the model RefSeq protein was modified relative to this genomic sequence to represent the inferred CDS: inserted 2 bases in 1 codon; deleted 1 base in 1 codon); protein product: MAGLKTASGEAIDGSFELQVEVEEGDAVGQAGPPAPPGPPAAPRTLALRVTGDLHVGGLMLLIVETIGVQRDWSDHALWWAQRRQWLLRPGRTLDALGGGGDARLRFAPQHRPLRLRLPNRRRLRLRLSFAQPLAHGVAQACRLRGIRHPEELSLLRPPEEEGGGEEEGQRRPRPPTPTSATSCCPPARRGHGRSPSPPAPAATGCWWPLGGLGPIAPPRPPWEPLLRRARLHARWLDSSRPLLEQDVADDEELLLRFKYHCFLDLDPQRDELRLALLYEQARWALLTEEVDCTEEEMMLFAALQYHIDEVGGSGSQEELTTVPELAEELEIYRPRKLTLRGFRPTWAVLKETSLSYGRSPPTPGEPLQQLNLRGCEVTPDVDVGAQKFCIKLLVAAPEGMSEIQLRCRDATQYARWVAGCRLASRGRSLADASFGAGARGCRGXPGAAAGGPSLPPPPPGPPRPPPDPRVLLAPRFQRKVKAKQLVPRILEVLHRVGALSPAQARLRFLEAWRALPGFGLAYFLVRFKGSRRDEVLGVGPSRLLRLDPSTGSVTRAWRYSALRQWNVNWDTQQVTLELEGEVTLALSVLLAPCQTLHEFLGVPVPGGGSRGSPSTSASSTS